A single region of the Neisseria zoodegmatis genome encodes:
- a CDS encoding surface lipoprotein assembly modifier yields the protein MNSFKKLSFPPLLFFSISAAFPPYSQADALPYRASDGLKQEQPAVRMQENVWLEQIATPSEHALPKQTEKEAIKPVTNEDLMKQPELLHNLMLRAINSGDPYLLESLTAAYRKHPQADAVLLARAEGMIARYKGDYPKATAVYTKLHDAHPEDTRITLDTAAILWEDRQWKEADRLFAEAAATPQLPEGVLENIAVYRKQSKEANKWHFNGGVSVTRDNNVNDAAPPYCSPLGCVKQQAESATGLNYRLSVEKNTPVKGHHNVLFRSNLSGVSYYFDKKSQYDNAFGRAYLGWQYQSARTTFNILPFYQWQLAGSDEWQRKTQKEQTFNMDMLAHAAGFQTALSRQITPRLQAHVSGEAYRQHYREPERAERNDGKHYSLFGSAAYRLTPTQTVYAGLSGGTFRPSNDLIGGRTNNAGNNRRGVSGGWLATWPKWGGLNTQLRAAYTDRRYRGSALNADFQWQQQRNKETLYSISAAHPKLSIAKFMPRLTWEQSRVRSTHKWAERKNNRLFVEIEKAF from the coding sequence ATGAACAGTTTCAAAAAATTATCTTTCCCGCCCCTTTTATTTTTCTCCATATCTGCTGCTTTTCCCCCTTATTCTCAAGCAGATGCTTTGCCGTATAGGGCTTCAGACGGCCTCAAGCAGGAGCAGCCGGCCGTGCGGATGCAGGAAAATGTGTGGCTGGAACAAATCGCCACACCTTCCGAACATGCTTTACCAAAACAAACAGAAAAAGAAGCAATCAAGCCCGTTACCAATGAAGATTTAATGAAGCAGCCCGAATTGCTGCACAACTTGATGCTGAGGGCGATCAACAGCGGCGATCCGTATTTGTTGGAATCGCTCACTGCTGCGTATAGAAAACACCCTCAAGCCGATGCCGTTTTGCTGGCGCGGGCGGAGGGGATGATTGCGCGTTACAAAGGCGATTATCCGAAGGCAACGGCGGTTTACACCAAGCTGCATGACGCACACCCCGAAGATACGCGCATTACGCTGGATACGGCGGCGATTTTATGGGAAGACAGGCAGTGGAAAGAGGCCGACAGGCTGTTCGCCGAAGCCGCCGCCACGCCGCAGCTGCCGGAGGGCGTGCTGGAAAATATCGCGGTGTACCGCAAGCAAAGCAAAGAGGCGAACAAATGGCATTTCAACGGCGGTGTTAGCGTTACGCGCGATAACAATGTGAACGATGCCGCTCCGCCTTACTGTTCGCCGCTGGGTTGCGTCAAACAACAGGCCGAAAGTGCAACGGGCTTGAATTACCGGCTTTCGGTAGAAAAAAACACGCCGGTTAAAGGCCATCATAATGTGCTGTTTCGCAGCAATTTGAGCGGCGTCAGCTATTATTTCGACAAAAAATCCCAATACGACAATGCGTTTGGGCGTGCTTATCTGGGCTGGCAATATCAAAGCGCGCGCACCACATTCAATATTCTGCCGTTTTACCAATGGCAGCTTGCGGGCAGCGACGAATGGCAGCGCAAAACGCAGAAAGAGCAAACGTTCAATATGGATATGCTCGCTCATGCTGCGGGTTTTCAGACGGCCTTAAGCCGGCAGATTACCCCCCGCTTGCAGGCGCATGTGTCGGGCGAGGCTTACCGCCAGCACTACCGCGAGCCGGAACGTGCGGAGCGCAACGACGGCAAACATTACAGCCTTTTCGGTTCGGCGGCTTATCGCTTAACGCCGACGCAAACGGTTTATGCAGGCTTAAGCGGCGGCACTTTCCGCCCGAGCAATGACTTAATCGGCGGGCGAACTAACAATGCAGGCAACAACCGCCGCGGTGTGAGCGGCGGCTGGTTGGCAACGTGGCCGAAATGGGGCGGCTTGAACACGCAACTGAGAGCTGCTTACACCGACCGCCGTTATCGCGGCAGTGCGCTGAATGCCGACTTCCAATGGCAGCAGCAACGCAACAAGGAAACTTTATACAGCATTTCGGCAGCGCACCCCAAGCTGTCGATAGCCAAATTCATGCCCCGCCTGACTTGGGAACAAAGCCGTGTCCGCAGCACGCATAAATGGGCGGAGCGCAAAAACAACCGTTTGTTTGTGGAGATAGAAAAAGCGTTTTAA
- a CDS encoding Slam-dependent surface lipoprotein, whose product MVLPFVLAACAGGGGVNEPEVFVERPTLQPFDAGAANVKKHADTDNYFTVSTNGGAVEKYTVTTKEKSSWSDSYYDVNKDVTVYKTPDGKYYQFGNFNTPIVPDYSSPSKQFLTSHEMQATEDGGKIFACCDSYHTDRPAIDMRGTMYYGAWISPKGEASLFAGGSLADAAYMQGGSEAKGAKGKATYDVWGIRVKDGKVVSSSYTPKNPHNADAPTVISQLTVNFNTGKLGGEIIGNKDFGSSVIMKDVNVNGNKFSGTATSGEATGQVEGAFFGAHRKSYYSGGISEYGGKSIGGTVKFDGNKALDTAFGGTRTAIDTETKSTDLTPLK is encoded by the coding sequence TTGGTTCTGCCCTTTGTCTTAGCGGCGTGCGCAGGCGGCGGAGGCGTAAACGAACCTGAAGTATTTGTAGAACGCCCTACTCTTCAGCCTTTTGATGCCGGTGCTGCCAATGTGAAAAAGCACGCAGATACCGATAATTACTTTACTGTCAGCACCAATGGCGGAGCGGTAGAAAAATATACTGTGACCACAAAGGAAAAATCGAGTTGGAGTGATAGCTACTACGACGTTAACAAAGATGTAACTGTATATAAAACGCCCGACGGCAAATACTATCAGTTTGGTAATTTCAACACGCCAATCGTGCCTGATTACTCTTCTCCGAGTAAGCAGTTCTTGACCTCCCACGAAATGCAAGCAACCGAAGACGGCGGCAAAATCTTTGCCTGCTGCGACAGTTACCATACCGACCGCCCTGCTATTGATATGCGCGGTACTATGTATTACGGCGCATGGATTTCTCCCAAAGGCGAAGCCAGCCTGTTTGCAGGCGGTTCTTTAGCCGATGCTGCCTACATGCAAGGCGGTTCTGAAGCCAAAGGAGCAAAAGGTAAAGCAACTTATGATGTTTGGGGCATTCGCGTCAAAGACGGTAAAGTGGTCAGCTCTTCTTACACACCGAAAAATCCCCACAATGCCGATGCCCCAACAGTGATTTCCCAACTTACGGTGAATTTCAATACCGGCAAATTAGGCGGAGAAATCATTGGCAACAAAGATTTCGGTAGCTCCGTAATCATGAAAGATGTCAATGTAAACGGCAACAAATTCAGCGGAACTGCCACCTCCGGCGAGGCGACAGGCCAAGTGGAAGGTGCATTCTTCGGCGCTCACAGAAAGTCTTATTATTCTGGGGGCATCTCCGAATACGGCGGAAAATCTATAGGCGGCACAGTTAAATTTGATGGCAACAAAGCACTGGATACCGCTTTTGGCGGCACACGCACAGCTATCGATACCGAAACCAAGAGTACCGACTTAACTCCGCTCAAGTAA
- a CDS encoding TonB-dependent hemoglobin/transferrin/lactoferrin family receptor yields MNNPFKLTLMALLVVNAFPAYAEDAPKEEVNLETVEVKGKRPTSKLGETKTRRTQLDENLVQDVRDLVRYDPAVSVVEGGRGSTNGFVIRGVDKDRVAINVDGMAQAESRSSEGFQELFGAYGNFNANRNASELENVSEVSIRKGADSLTSGSGALGGAVDYKTKSPADVVHADKPLYVGVKGGYTGRNSEYMGSTDLAAYFKGFDARFVYTRRHGHELKNNSKGEDFTQYNKKDGVYNPLSNNLSNFGSYGKFRSKPDPQSYSSKSTLFKLGYHFNDYNYLSGIYEDYRLDRKTDELSNLWAADWKGEIGYDIRKRNDITYLKRRGLQYENQLQSGPWDKLTLNYDKQKIQMSTLTWDVPTDITTNGINSNLYYVFRRLSQDSKQLRAKAEKSIEFDKLNWNMTYGAGTNTTENANDNYSVFVRAFAPSFESSRRSSDEFLLEAQSKKHHLFWNNSFNFGEKYRLGAGVRYDWIRNKTLPNNQFIAAMKQKGLDDAKAKFGSASYVLNFDWKFAPGWTLLSKYSTGFRAPTTDEMWFTFPHPDMTVLANKDLKAEKAHNYELGVSNQGKWGNVLLSGFHTRYKDFIDFAYLGLRNTEFWNVNEQKWQPRPYTAPTWQNVNRDSATVNGIELSGNWKLNSIGLPEGMFASWTASYIKGKAKQEDGSKTPINALAPFGAVVGIGYMQPEDRWSLKTNFSYTARKKAEDTIHNNDDLKNPWPYTKHSNNYFLVDLVGHYRFGKHVTLRGGVFNLFNKRYYTWDSLRSIREFGTVNRVDNCNGSDGTPQHASCAHQGIQRFTAPKRSYGLTLEAKF; encoded by the coding sequence ATGAACAACCCATTCAAACTCACCTTGATGGCTTTATTGGTAGTTAATGCCTTTCCTGCTTATGCGGAAGACGCACCAAAGGAAGAAGTCAATCTTGAAACAGTTGAAGTAAAAGGCAAACGACCAACCTCCAAATTGGGGGAAACAAAAACCCGTCGCACCCAATTGGATGAAAACCTTGTTCAAGACGTGCGCGATTTAGTACGCTACGACCCCGCCGTTTCTGTAGTAGAAGGCGGCCGTGGCAGCACCAATGGTTTCGTTATCCGTGGCGTGGATAAAGACCGCGTAGCCATTAATGTGGACGGTATGGCTCAAGCGGAAAGCCGTTCGTCAGAGGGCTTCCAAGAGTTGTTTGGTGCTTATGGCAACTTCAACGCCAACCGAAATGCTTCGGAGCTGGAAAACGTTTCAGAAGTGAGCATCCGCAAAGGTGCAGATTCGTTGACTTCCGGCAGCGGCGCTTTAGGCGGTGCGGTAGATTACAAAACCAAATCTCCGGCTGATGTGGTTCATGCCGACAAACCCTTATATGTCGGTGTTAAAGGCGGCTATACCGGTCGTAACAGCGAATACATGGGCAGCACCGATTTGGCAGCCTATTTCAAAGGCTTTGATGCACGTTTTGTTTATACCCGCCGCCACGGCCATGAACTGAAAAACAACAGTAAAGGTGAAGACTTTACCCAATACAACAAAAAAGATGGCGTTTATAATCCGTTGAGCAACAACCTCAGCAACTTCGGTTCTTACGGTAAATTCCGCTCCAAACCCGACCCCCAGTCTTACTCTTCTAAAAGCACCCTGTTTAAACTGGGCTACCATTTCAACGATTACAACTATCTGAGCGGCATCTATGAAGATTACCGCCTTGATAGAAAAACCGACGAACTTTCCAACTTATGGGCTGCCGACTGGAAAGGTGAAATCGGGTACGACATTCGCAAAAGAAATGATATTACCTACCTGAAACGCCGGGGTTTGCAATACGAAAACCAGCTTCAGTCAGGGCCGTGGGACAAACTCACACTGAATTACGATAAGCAGAAAATCCAAATGAGTACGCTTACTTGGGATGTACCCACAGACATCACCACAAACGGCATAAACTCAAACCTTTATTATGTTTTCCGCCGTCTGTCACAAGATTCCAAACAACTGCGAGCCAAAGCCGAGAAAAGCATTGAGTTTGACAAATTAAACTGGAATATGACTTATGGCGCCGGCACCAACACCACGGAAAACGCCAACGACAATTACAGCGTTTTTGTGAGGGCTTTTGCACCTAGTTTTGAATCCAGCCGACGCTCCAGCGATGAATTCTTGCTGGAAGCACAGAGCAAAAAACACCATCTTTTCTGGAACAACAGCTTCAATTTTGGTGAAAAATACCGCTTAGGCGCGGGCGTGCGTTATGACTGGATACGCAATAAAACGCTGCCTAACAACCAATTCATTGCTGCCATGAAGCAAAAAGGATTGGATGATGCCAAAGCTAAATTCGGCTCCGCCAGCTACGTTTTGAACTTCGATTGGAAATTTGCACCGGGCTGGACGCTGTTGAGCAAGTATTCAACCGGCTTCCGCGCTCCGACTACCGATGAAATGTGGTTTACTTTCCCGCATCCGGATATGACCGTACTGGCCAATAAAGACTTGAAAGCCGAAAAAGCCCATAACTACGAATTGGGCGTCAGCAATCAAGGCAAATGGGGCAATGTGTTGCTGTCGGGCTTCCACACCCGATACAAAGATTTCATCGACTTCGCATACTTGGGTTTGCGCAACACTGAATTCTGGAACGTTAACGAACAAAAATGGCAACCCCGCCCCTATACCGCTCCAACTTGGCAAAACGTCAACCGTGACAGTGCCACTGTAAACGGTATAGAGCTGAGCGGTAATTGGAAACTTAACAGCATCGGCTTGCCTGAAGGCATGTTTGCCAGCTGGACAGCCAGCTACATCAAAGGTAAAGCCAAACAAGAAGACGGCAGCAAAACGCCTATCAATGCACTGGCACCGTTTGGCGCAGTTGTCGGCATCGGCTACATGCAACCCGAAGACCGCTGGAGCCTGAAAACCAATTTCAGCTACACGGCGCGTAAAAAAGCGGAAGACACCATTCACAACAATGATGATCTGAAAAATCCGTGGCCTTACACCAAGCACAGCAACAACTACTTCTTAGTAGATTTGGTAGGTCATTACCGCTTCGGCAAACATGTAACCTTGCGTGGCGGTGTATTTAATCTGTTTAACAAACGCTACTACACTTGGGACAGCTTACGCAGCATTCGTGAATTCGGCACAGTAAACCGTGTCGATAACTGTAACGGCAGCGACGGCACGCCCCAACACGCCAGTTGTGCCCACCAAGGGATTCAGCGTTTTACCGC